TACAACTTCTTTTGTCTTCATGACAAACCTCCAAAAAGAAAAGTCTCCTTTTTCAAGGAGACTTGAGAATGTATAACTAAGCGAGCCTTACTGTAAACAGTATAGACTTACCCTTCTACTTAATCCAGCTCCTTGCCTGCCTCACGGGACAGGTTTAAAGGAATATTTTATTGTCCTTACTATATCACAAAGCCCAGTTCAAAGCAAGTAAAAACATTCAATATTTGACCTTATAATGAACTAAAATCATACAATTGTGGATAGTGTTCGCATTCTGGATTTTTCGGATGACAGATAGCACGACCAAAGTAAATCATGGCCTGATGTGCCGCCAACCACTTTTCTGGTGGCAAGACATCCATGACACGTTTTTCAACTTCTAATGGTGTAGCAGATTTTTTTACAATATCATGGTGTTTGCAAATGCGCTCCACATGGGTATCTACCGCAAAAGCTGGAATTCCAAAACCCACACTCATGACTACATTAGCCGTTTTACGCCCAACTCCCGCCAAACTTTCTAATTCTTCTCTAGTCTGAGGAACTTGACCATCAAAATCTTCTAATAACTGTTGCGCACATTTTTTAAGAAATTTTGCTTTATTTCGATACAGACCTAAACGAGAAATATGTTTTGCAATTTCACTCTCACTAGCATCTGCCATAGCTTGAGGCGTAGGGAACGCTTCAAAAAGAGCTGGAGTCGCTTTGTTTACTGCTGCATCTGTCGTTTGAGCAGACAACATGACTGCAACTAGCAATTCAAAATGATTCCGAAAATCTAGACTTGGTTTCGCATCAGGAAAAAGAGCAATGATTTCTTCTATGACATGACGGGCACGTTTTTTGGATAAAACCATCTATTCATCTCCATCAAACAGCCCTTGCAAACCTGCAAAAGGACTATTTTCTTCTTTTTTGACTGCTTGTTGAGCTTGATATTCTTCCTCAGTCATGATTTGCCAGTCATTTCCAGAGACAAATCCCTGACCAGCTTCCTCCTCAGCTGTTAAGACCTTGATTGGAATATTTAGCAAGATATTATCTGAAACACTTTCAGCCAAGTCAATTTCACCATTTTCAATCGGTAAAACTAAGTCATCATCTAGAACTTCTTGGTCCAGTTGATTGGTAGCACCTTCCATAAAGACTTCCGTTACTGGATATGATTCTTTCAATTCTACCGGTTCCATACTACGGCTAGAAGCTAGGACAATTGTATATGACAAGAGATAGTCTAGGAAAAACATTCGGTCTTCGTACTGAACCTTCCCTACTGCTTTGATATCTTTTACATCTAAAATTTCTTGATTACGAGCACGTAAGTCAGTTGCCAAGTCTAAAGTTTGCTCAAAGTGCAAGCCTTCAGGCTGCTTACAAATTTCTTGAATATTTAATTTCATACTTCCTCCATAAAGATTTACTCCCTTGATTATACCATGAAAAGAGCGCTAGCAAGGCAACTAAACTTTCAAAAAATCATTCTCTATTTTTTGATATATTTATTATGACAATTTTATTTTTTGTGCTATACTATAGGCATCAATTCATGAGCAAAGGAGGACGCTCATATGGAAGACAAAGTTCTTTTAGCTGAAGCCTATCAACTCGTTTCAGAATTAAATCAAACTATACAAAACTGTAAACAAGGATTACCTGATGATCTACGCTTACAGCAAAATATAGACGAAATTCTCAGAGCGCTTAAAAAAGCTGAGAAAGTAGACAACGCTATCTTAATTGAACTGGAAACTTTTTACCAACGGACTAGTCTTTTGATTGGACTTGGCTCACTAAAACTAAACGATCAAGCTCGCACTGCTTGGAGAAACTATGACAAGTTCCACTACGATCACGTTAAACATCCCCTGACACTTTATGGACCTGTTTTTGGGTTTTAAAAATAGAGGATTTTCTGTCTAAATCTTGACAAATTTTTTCAAAAAGAGTATGATGATTCCAACAATACTCGGAGGTAAAGGAGACATGAACAACTAAGTCTATCAAATAAAGAACCTTTATTTAGTAGATCTTGTTTTTGTCTCTTTTTGTGTGCTCTTTTATGCTCTTTCTTCTGGCATTTTATACTCAATGAAAATCAAAGAGCAAACTAGGAAGCTAGCCGCAAGCTGTACTTGAGTACGGTAAGGCGACGCTGACGTAGTTTGAATTTGATTTTCGAAGAGTATTAAAAGAGTTTTTTTGACATAGACTTTGGGCTCTACTAGGTAAAGTAGAGCTTTTGTTATGCACTATCGACATTCTAGAAAGGGCAACAATATGATAAAAATCAACCATCTGACCATCACACAAAACAAAGATTTAAGAGACCTTATTTCCGATTTAAATATGACTATCCAAGACGGAGAAAAGGTCGCTATTATCGGTGAAGAAGGAAATGGAAAATCAACCTTACTTAAAACTTTAATGGGAGAAAAATTAGCTGATTTCTCTATCAAGGGAGACATTCAGTCTGACCTTCAGTCTCTGGCCTACATTCCCCAGCATCTCCCTGAAGAACTGAAGAAAAAATCTTTACAGGACTACTTCTTTTTAGAGTCTACAGATTTGGACTACAGCATTCTCTATCGCTTGTCTGATGAATTACACTTTGACAGCAGTCGTTTTGCAAGTGATCAAGAAATTGGTAGTCTCTCGGGTGGTGAAGCTTTGAAAATTCAGCTCATCCATGAATTGGCTAAACCCTTTGACATTCTATTTTTAGATGAACCTTCAAATGACCTAGATCTTGAGACGATTGATTGGCTAAAAGGTCAAATTCAGAAGATGAGGCAAACCGTTATTTTCATTTCTCATGATGAAGACTTCCTCTCTCGAACGGCAGACACCATTATCCACTTGCGACTAGTCAAGCACCGAAAGGAAGCTGAAACCCTAGTCGAACATCTAGACTATGATCGCTATAGTGAACAGAGAAAGGCTCATTTTGCCAGACAAAGCCAGCAAGCTGCCAACGACCAGAGAGCCTATGACAAAACCATGGAAAAGCATCGTCGCGTCAAGCAAAATGTAGAAACTGCACTTCGAGCTACCAAAGACAGTACTGCCGGTCGCCTATTAGCTAAAAAGATGAAAAATGTTCTTTCTCAAGAAAAACGTTACGAAAAAGCAGCTCAGTCCATGACCCAAAAGCCACTTGAAGAGGAACAAATCCAACTTTTCTTTTCAGATATAGAGCCATTAGCGGCTTCTAAGGTCTTAATTCTACTGGAAAAGGAAAATTTGTCTATTGGTGAGCGTGTTTTAGCTCAGGAGTTACAACTAACTGTCCGTGGTCAAGAAAAAATTGGTATTATCGGTCCCAATGGCATTGGCAAATCCACACTTTTAGCCAAGCTGCAGCAACTTCTTAATAATAAGAGAGAAATCTCGCTTGGATTTATGCCACAAGATTACCAAGAAACATTGCAATTGGCTCTATCGCCAGTAGAATTTCTCAGCCAAACTGGACATAAAGAGGAATTACAGAAAATCCAATCCTTCCTAGCCAGTCTCAATTTCAGTTATCCAGAGATGCACCAGCAAATCCACTCCTTATCTGGAGGTCAACAAGGTAAACTCCTTCTTTTGAATTTAGTTCTGCGAAAACCGAACTTTCTCCTTCTAGATGAACCCACACGAAATTTTTCTCCAACTTCTCAACCAGAAATCAGAAAACTCTTTGCCACTTATCCCGGTGGTCTGGTTACTGTTTCGCATGATCGACGTTTCTTAAAAGAAGTCTGTACCAGTATTTATAGTCTGACAGAGCATGGTTTAAAAGTAGTTGATTTACAAGATCTTTAATTTTTGGAAAAAAAAACATCAAGAGAAAATCCTCTGGATGTTTTTTTTACATATGTTTCAAACGCTCAATCCGTTCTGAAATGGGTGGATGGGTATAGAATAGTTTTTTTAAGAAGCCTCTCTTTTGAGGATCATTGATATAAAGGGCACTACTAGCATCATCTACATGATGAGTCATTGGTTGACTATTTTCTAGTTTTAGGAGGGCATTGATCATCCCCTGAGGATTGCGTGTTAATTCCACACTTGAAGCATCCGCTAAGAATTCTCGTTGGCGAGAAATAGCTAACTGCACCAAAGTTGCTGCTAAAGGCGCCAAAACTATGGCTAGGAGAGAAATGACTAACATAATCACTTCAAGTCCTCCACTGTCACGGTCACTATTTCTTCTACTACGTGATGCTCCACCCCACCACATCATACGACCAGCCATACTCGATAAAAGGGTAATGGCACTGGCAAGAGCAACAGCAATGGTAGAGATTCGAATATCTAAGTTGCGAATATGACTAACTTCATGCCCGATTACAGCTTCTAATTCCTCACGATTCATGATCTCTAGAAGTCCTGACGTAGCAGCAACAGCAGCATTTTGAGGATTCGAACCTGTGGCGAAAGCATTCAAACCCGGGTCATCAATTACATAAACTCGTGGCATAGGAATTTGCGCCACCATAGCCATATCCTCAACAACATGATAGAGAACAGGTTCTTCATTCCTGTCAACTTCACGCGCACCATTCATACTCATGACAATCTCTGTAGATTGAAAAATCATGGTCAAGGCATAGATGAAACCGATAATCATGGCTATAGTCACGCCCCCAAATCCTGAGTTCATGAAAAGATATCCAACTGCATAACCTACAATAGCTAACAAAAGAAAGAAAATAATTAATAAAACCCAAGTTTTGCGTTTATTACTAGCGATTTGTTTGTACAGCATCTTAGTCACCTAAACCACTAAAATCAACTCTAGGAACAGCCTTTTCTTCTTCTGGAGTCTGAAGGAAATCCGCTGCCTTGAAGCCAAAGATAGCCGCAACCAGATTACTAGGGAAGGTTTCTAATTTAACATTGTAGTTGCTAACGACACTATTATAGAGCTGTCGTGCATAAGAAATTTTATTTTCTGTGTTAGTCAATTCTTCTTGTAATTGTGCAAAGTTACTGCTAGCCTTCAAATCCGGGTAGTTCTCTGCAACCGCGAAGATACCTGATACTTGACGAGTAAGGGCATCACTAGCCTTCATAGCTTCTGCAGGTGTGGTTGCTACTGCCACTTGTCTACGAAGTTCCGTTACCTTTTCAAGTGTAGAAGCTTCATATTTTGCGTAGCCTTTTACCGTTTCAATCAAGTTTGGCAAAAGGTCATTTCGACGCTTCAACTGAACATCAATTTGACTCCAAGCCTCCTTGGTTTGCATACGATTTTTTACCAAGCCATTGTAGCTAACGATCACCAAAAAAATAATGAGAGCAAGAACTCCAAAAAACATCCATTGCATCATAAAGCTCCTTTCTGCTTTTAGATTAGTACAAGTATATCAAATTTCCATGTTTTTGTGGTAAAATAAGATGATATACAAGAAGGATACAACTATGAAACCAGAAACTTTTTACAGATTACTCGCTGAACAAAATATTATTCTTACTGACAAGCAAAAAGCACAATTTGATCGTTATTTCCAACTCTTAGTTGAATGGAATGAAAAGATCAACCTAACCGCTATTACCGAAAAAGAAGAAGTTTATCTTAAACACTTTTATGATTCTATCGCTCCTATCCTACATGGGTTGATTGCAAATCAAGAAATTAAGTTACTGGATATTGGAGCAGGGGCAGGCTTCCCAAGTCTCCCTATGAAGATTCTCTACCCTCAGCTAGATGTGACCATCATTGATTCACTGAATAAGCGGATTAACTTCCTTCAGCTTCTGGCTGAAGAGCTAGGATTAGAAGGGGTTCACTTCTACCATGGTCGTGCTGAAGACTTTGCTCAAGACAAGAAGTTCCGTGCCCAATTTGACATTGTAACAGCACGCGCGGTTGCCCGCATGCAGGTTCTCTCTGAGTTAACCATTCCCTATCTTAAAGTTGGTGGAAAACTTTTGGCCCTTAAGGCCAGTAATGCCCCTGAGGAATTGACAGAATCCAAAAATGCTCTCAACCTTCTCTTTAGTAAAGTTGAAGACAACATCAGCTACACACTTCCTAATGGTGACCCTCGCTACATCACTGTGGTTGAAAAGAAAAAGGAAACTCCAAACAAATATCCCCGTAAGGCGGGCATGCCAAATAAACACCCACTTTAAAAATTTTTAAAAGTTTACCACAAAATCTTGCCTCGCTTTTTTGTTTCTTAGCTCGGGAAAAAATCGTTTACAAAATCATACCTCGCTTTCTCATTTCAAGGCTCGGGAAAAAATGATTTACAAAATCATACCTCGCGTCTTTGTTTCTTGGCTCGGGAAAAAATGATTTACAAAATCTCGCCTCGCTTTCTCATTTCAAGGCTCAGGAAAAATTCGTTTACAAAACGAATTTTTTCTGCTATACTATCCTAAGCAAAGGTTTTTAATGTCATCCCGTGAGGTGACGAAGGCGTGGAAATATATGAAATTCTTTAGGAATGAGATAATCCTCTTTTTAAAGATGTCTTACTCTGAGAGCCTATTGCTGTAAAATAATGGGCTCTTTTTTGATGCCCAAAAAGTGAGGTATTTATGAAACAAGAATCAACTGTTGATTTGTTACTCGACGTTGACCAACGTCCTTCTTTTGGTAAGGGAATTCTACTCAGTTTCCAACACGTTTTCGCCATGTTTGGTGCGACCATCTTGGTGCCACTGATTTTGGGAATGCCTGTATCTGTTGCCCTTTTTGCATCAGGTGTCGGTACACTGATTTACATGATTTCCACTGGCTTTAAAGTTCCAGTCTATCTCGGTTCTTCTTTTGCCTTCATCACTGCAATGGCTCTTGCTATGAAGGAATTGGGTGGAGATGTTTCTGCTGCTCAAACAGGGGTTATCTTGACTGGTTTAATTTACGTTCTTGTTTCAACTAGCATCCGCTTTGCTGGTACAAAATGGATTGATACGCTCTTGCCTCCAATCGTTATCGGACCTATGATTATCGTTATCGGTCTTGGTCTTGCAGGCTCAGCTGTAACAAATGCTGGTCTTGTTGCTGATGGCAACTGGAAAAATGCTCTTGTAGCAGTAGTTACCTTCCTCATCGCTGCTTTTATTAATACAAAAGGAAAAGGATTCCTTCGTATCATTCCTTTCCTCTTTGCCATTATCGGTGGATATATCTTTGCAGTCTTTCTTGGTCTAGTAGACTTCACACCTGTTCTTCAAGCTAACTGGTTTGAAGTTCCTGGTTTCTACCTACCATTTAGCACAGGTGGTGCCTTCAAAGAATATAACCTATACTTCGGTCCTGAAACAATTGCAATCCTACCAATTGCTATTGTAACAATTTCTGAACATATCGGAGACCACACGGTCTTGAGTCAAATCTGTGGCCGCCAATTCTTGAAAGATCCTGGTCTTCACCGTACCCTTCTTGGTGACGGAATCGCAACATCTGTATCTGCCTTCCTCGGTGGACCAGCCAATACTACTTACGGTGAAAACACAGGGGTTATCGGTATGACTCGTATCGCTTCTGTCTCAGTTATCCGTAACGCTGCCTTTATCGCAATTGCCCTAAGCTTCCTTGGAAAATTCACAGCCTTGATTTCTACAATCCCTAACGCCGTACTTGGTGGGATGTCAATCCTTCTTTACGGGGTTATCGCCAGCAACGGTTTAAAAGTTTTGATTAAGGAGCGCGTTGACTTTGGACAAATGCGTAATCTTATCATCGCAAGTGCAATGCTCGTGCTTGGACTTGGTGGAGCAATCCTTAAACTCGGTCCAGTTACACTTTCTGGTACTGCCCTCTCAGCTATGACAGGTATTATCCTAAACTTGATCTTGCCATACGAGAACAAAGACTAAAATGTATTCATAAAAAATCCACTCATTCGAGTGGATTTTTTTCTTAAGTCCTCCAAGCAATCAAGAGATATAAAAGACTGGATCCGAACATATCTGCAAGAGCATGCATGAGAAAGAATGGCAGTAAGTTCTTGACTAGATACTTGTACAAGAAATAATAGAATAGTCCATAAACAAGACCAATAACCAAGGCCCAGAGTAATCCTTGATAGGTATGGAATGAAATCCGTATGATGACCGAATATACTAAAACCAGCCACTGATGCTTTTCTTTTACTGAAGTCAGTAATCCTAAGAAGAAAAATTCTTCGTAAAAACCATTTAGCAGAGCATAGCCAATAGCCATTGGAGTTAAGGCCATGAATTTTCTAATGATTTCCATAGGGTCTATAAAAGGGAGCAGTTGAGGATTAAAATAATTGTACTCGCCACTGAGAGTTGTAATAATATCACCGAAGATCCCAACTACAGCAAAAATAAGGGGAACCCAAATGAAAACCGACCATGACAAGCGGATGGAGAGCTGTTTAAAATCGTAGTTTCGAATCAAGAGATAGAGTAAAGTAATCCCTAGCATGATCAATTGAAAAGTAAAATTACTCGAATAAGCTGCCCCATCACTTGCTACATTTGTTGTAGTTTCTGCAACGCTAGTCACAGTCGAAGGTGATAGACTCTCCATAAATTGCTGGGTGGATCGAATGATAAACTCTCCAAACATTAAAACAGTGATGATTACGATATCAAACCATTTTAAGTATCTTAAAGGTTTAGTAGGATGAATACTCTGGATAAAATTCATATTTCCTCCATAAAACTTTGTATTTGATAAAGTCATTATAAACTTTCAATCTTAAAATTAATTTAATTGATGCTAGAACATAAAAAACAACCTTTTTATCAGGTTGTTCTGTCTTTAAACGGATTTGTGTTTCTTTTCTAGCATTAAATCCTTTAAAGAGATAATAGTCACAGCCAATAAAATCATTGCCATTCCAAGAAAATCTACAGGATAAAAAATATCTCCCATAATCATAAAAGCAAAAAAGACTGCAGAGATAGGCTCAATCGAAGCCAAAAGACTTGACTTGACTGGTCCGATCATACTGGCTCCCTTAAGAAAGGCTGTGTAGGCAAATACTGTTCCAATAAGAATGATTCCCGAAAAGGCTAGAAAAATATCAAATGACATAGGAATACTGGCGCCGATAATCCCTGTAAATGGCACTGCTACCAACCCAGATATGGTCATACCGACACCAATAACCAGAATGCTCCCCCACTTTTGAATGAGCTTAATGGGTACAATGATATAAAGAGCATAGGTTAAAGCAGAAAACAATCCCCAAAAGAGACCTGCTGGTGTCATAGAGAGCTGATCCAACTGACCATGAGTCGCAATTAAAAAGGTTCCACCTATTGCTAAAATCATAGAAAGGATTTCGGCTATAGTAGGTGCTACCCTATCCTTTATACATGTGTAAGCCAAGATTCCAACAGGACAGACATATTGAAGCACCGTCGCTGTACCTGCATTTGTCTCCTGAATAGCCGATAAATAAGCCAATTGATTCAGAAAGAGGCCAAATAAAGAAAATAAGAAGAGAAAAAAGAGACTTGATTTATCTTTTAAAAAAGCTAGAAATTGCTCTTTGGACTTCATATACGATAAAAGAACTAAGAGGAGACCTGCGATTATTAAACGGATATTAGTTAGGACTAGAGCCGATATCCCATGAACCATTAGGTACTGACCACTGGTCCCAGACAAGCCCCAAGCAATACCAGCAATCACTGTAAAAAGAGTTCCTTTAAGAGCTTTTGACATACTTCCTCCCTAGTCTGCTTCACGGATCAAATCCATAATCTGATTACGGTCAATGATCCACTGGGCACGCTGGTCTTTTTCGTAGGTTCTATTGGACAAGAAAATCACAGCTTCCTGCTTCTTACGATTCCACATGATAAAGGTTCCAGTATAGCCTGTATGGTCTAGCCAATCACCTTCAAGATTCCAGGCCAAGGATCGTTCCTTATCACTCAAATCTGAAAAATTCTGGCTTAATCCTGCAGCAAAATCATCCTGTAAATAATGCTCTAGGAAGATTTTCAAATCCTTCACAGTTGAAAACAAGCCTGCACTCCCGGCATGTCTACCTAGTAAACGAGCCTTGGGATCATGCACCACTCCTGCCTTCTGTCCACGAACTGTAGGGACAGCACTGCTAACTGGTCCAAATTGAGTTCCCTTCATCTTCCATGGATCTAAAACTTGCTCTTGTAAAATCTGGTCTAAGTCCTTCTCAAAGTAGTTCTCTAAGAGAAAACCGAGTAAGAGAAAGTGCACATCCGAGTATAAAAAAGCTCTCTTCTCTCGGCGATTCAAATGAAACATGGCTTCTCTTAGTTGGTCCGCTGAGAGCTGATCTCTGTTAGGAATATAAGGATCCAAATCTGTCGCATGCGTTAGCAATTGTCGAATGGTGATGTCTGGATAATCCGCCTCTGGAAGATAGGTCTTTATGGATTGATCGAGCTCTATCTTGTCTTGCTTCCACATGAAGGTTAAGACGGTTCCTACGCCAACAACCTTACTCACACTTGCCAAATCATAGACTAAACCTTGACAAGTCTGCTCTCCAATTTCTGGATTTGCTTCTCCGAGGTAGCAATCAGACCATTCACCATCCCGATAATACGCAAAAGAGGCACCAGGATAAATCCCTGCCTCAATTTGTTGCTCTATTTTTTGAATGATTTCTTGTTTCATACTTTTTCAAACCACAATTCGATATTGTTGGCATCCTTGGTTAGGAAAAACTTCTCAGACTTAGGAATAAAGTAACCTGCAGTTTCAAAACGCTGACGCAGACTTGCCAATTCAAGTTCATTTACTTGGAATTTCAACATAGACAAATCCCAAGTTACATTATTTTCAACAAGCAAATCACTACCTTGGGCTTGCTTAAAAGTTATGCTAGTTTCGATTTCCTCTTTTTCAAGCAGGCTCGTCGTTTCAGCAGGCAAGTTAATTTCTGCTGAAATATCAAATGCTGTTAAATATTGCAGTTTCTCATCTTTTGTGAAAGTAACAGTTTCATCAAACTTTCTCAAATCTTTGATGTCATCTTCCGCATGGATTAGGACAAGATCCCCCTCTGGTGAAAGGATTTCAAAAGCATATCCCTTGTTTCCTTTATAGAGTTGAGGAAGTTTTTCCATTCTAGCTAGCAGTGCTTCAACCTCGGATGGATTCGCTACTTTTACAATCAATCTAGCTAATTTTTTGATCCCTTCAACCTTGCGGCTTCTCATACTTGGTGATTCTTCTAAAACCAATTTTTCAATGCCTGACTGGTCTCCTAGCGATAAGAAAGCCGACTCTTCAAGCAAGGGTTTCATACCCAAGGTTTGGATATAAAACAATTCATTTAATCTTCTATTATTTACCTTTAGCGTCGGGATCATACGCACAATTTGATTTACATTCATAAATTCCTCCAACACTTTTTATTTTAAAGGATTTTATTCTATTTTACAAGTTATTCAACTAAAAACTTTAACTATATTAACCCTTTGAATCAGTAACCCCCCTTCGTTATCAAAAGGGGGGCTTGTTATATTTTAGTAAAATACTTTCTTAGTTCTTCCAAGAAAGTATTGCTTGAAGGCCGTAGTGATCACTAACTTGTGGACTTTTCTGACCATCAAAAACTACTTGTAAGTTTTCTACCTCTATATCCTTTGTCGTAAAGACATAATCTATCCTTAGAGGTTCACTGTTTCCCTTCCAACCATCGATTTCAGGCGGAACAGTATAGCTACCACTTCTCTCTTTTGCAACTTCAAATGCATCTTGTAAGTTTAGTGGACTAGCTAGGATAGCTTGATAACCCTCTTGACCTGCAGGATTGTTGAAATCACCAGCTAGCAAGAGAGTCTTGTTCAATTCTTTCAGAACTGCTTCAAAGCGTGCCCACTCCTCTTGGAAACCTTTATTCCACCAAGAAAGATGCACACTCGCAACTGCAAGCTCTTTGCCTTCCACTACTGTTTCAGCTAATGCAACTCGACGAGTGTGATAATCAGTTGGATCATCTACATCAGAAACCAAAATTTCACGAGCCTCAATTGGTGTTTTAGATAGAATGGCCACACCCTCATGATAACGATCATAACCGATATGGTTGTAGGCCCAGGTCCAATAATATTTGTGACCTTTTTCAGCTAGTTTCTCTACCAAAAGACGCACATAATGGTCTTGGTGAATGGGTTCTGCTGAAGGTAACGGATGATATAGCGGGCCCGCTTCTACTTGCTCTGAAGTAATTTCTTGGTTGATTTCCTGAAAACAAATCAAATCATAGCTGTTTTCAAGGATATCTTGTAACAAGAGCTGAAATTTTTCTTCAGGATTTTTTTCCATCCAACTATGAGTATTGAGTGTTAAAAACTTCATACTTTTCTCCTATAAACAAGAGGTTGGAAATAGATTCCAACCCCTAATCAATTACAATTCTACTTTCGCAACTGCTGTGTTAGCTGCAAGAGTTCCTGTTTGTTCTAATGTTACTGATTTAATAGCATCACCATTTGTAAAGACAACTACAGTTGTAGTTTCACGACCTGCTGCTTGAATAGCACCAAGGTCAGCTTTAACTAAGAGATCACCTGCAGCTACTGCTTGCCCTTCTGAAACCTTCACATCGAATGGTTTTCCTTCAAGACTTACTGTGTCCAAACCAATGTGAACAAGAACTTCAAGACCATCTGCAGTCACAAGACCAAGAGCATGTTTAGTTGGGAAGATACTTGATACCGTACCTGAAACTGGAGATACAATGTTTCCATTTGATGGTTCCACTGCAAATCCATCACCCATCATTTTTTGTGAGAAGACAGGGTCCTTAACTTGTTCCAATTCGATAACTTGACCATCAGCAACTGAGTAAACTTCTTCAGTTACACCTTTATAGACTACAGCATCTTTTTGAGCTGCTGCCATTTGACTTGAAAGAGTTTCAGGAATTACTTCACCTGAGTCAAGAATATCTTGGATATCTGATTTCAAAACGTCAGCTTTAGGTCCGTAGATAGCTTGGACACCTTGTCCTTTCATGACAAGTCCCATAGCTCCTTCAGCTTTCCATTGTTCTTCCGTTCCAACTTTTTCAGCATCTTGTACAGTTACACGAAGACGAGTCATACATGCGTCGACATCAACGATGTTCGCACGTCCACCAAGAAGGTTGATGATGTTAACAGCTTGAGAAGCTTCTGCAACTTTAGTTTCTCCAGCAGATGAAGATTCAGAAGAACCATCTGCATTTTCATAGTTACCGTTACGTCCTGGAGTTGCATAGTTGAATTTCTTAATCATGAAGTTAGCGATGAAGTACATGATAAATCCAAAGAGTACTGTAACCCAGATAAAGTTAATGATATCCATACCAAGACCAGCATTGATAGCTAGTGGAGTACGAGTCAAGAATTCGATTGAACCGAATGAGTGCACACGAAGG
The window above is part of the Streptococcus sp. Marseille-Q6470 genome. Proteins encoded here:
- a CDS encoding CPBP family intramembrane glutamic endopeptidase; translation: MNFIQSIHPTKPLRYLKWFDIVIITVLMFGEFIIRSTQQFMESLSPSTVTSVAETTTNVASDGAAYSSNFTFQLIMLGITLLYLLIRNYDFKQLSIRLSWSVFIWVPLIFAVVGIFGDIITTLSGEYNYFNPQLLPFIDPMEIIRKFMALTPMAIGYALLNGFYEEFFFLGLLTSVKEKHQWLVLVYSVIIRISFHTYQGLLWALVIGLVYGLFYYFLYKYLVKNLLPFFLMHALADMFGSSLLYLLIAWRT
- a CDS encoding DMT family transporter, whose product is MSKALKGTLFTVIAGIAWGLSGTSGQYLMVHGISALVLTNIRLIIAGLLLVLLSYMKSKEQFLAFLKDKSSLFFLFLFSLFGLFLNQLAYLSAIQETNAGTATVLQYVCPVGILAYTCIKDRVAPTIAEILSMILAIGGTFLIATHGQLDQLSMTPAGLFWGLFSALTYALYIIVPIKLIQKWGSILVIGVGMTISGLVAVPFTGIIGASIPMSFDIFLAFSGIILIGTVFAYTAFLKGASMIGPVKSSLLASIEPISAVFFAFMIMGDIFYPVDFLGMAMILLAVTIISLKDLMLEKKHKSV
- a CDS encoding serine hydrolase domain-containing protein, whose product is MKQEIIQKIEQQIEAGIYPGASFAYYRDGEWSDCYLGEANPEIGEQTCQGLVYDLASVSKVVGVGTVLTFMWKQDKIELDQSIKTYLPEADYPDITIRQLLTHATDLDPYIPNRDQLSADQLREAMFHLNRREKRAFLYSDVHFLLLGFLLENYFEKDLDQILQEQVLDPWKMKGTQFGPVSSAVPTVRGQKAGVVHDPKARLLGRHAGSAGLFSTVKDLKIFLEHYLQDDFAAGLSQNFSDLSDKERSLAWNLEGDWLDHTGYTGTFIMWNRKKQEAVIFLSNRTYEKDQRAQWIIDRNQIMDLIREAD
- a CDS encoding CppA family protein, encoding MNVNQIVRMIPTLKVNNRRLNELFYIQTLGMKPLLEESAFLSLGDQSGIEKLVLEESPSMRSRKVEGIKKLARLIVKVANPSEVEALLARMEKLPQLYKGNKGYAFEILSPEGDLVLIHAEDDIKDLRKFDETVTFTKDEKLQYLTAFDISAEINLPAETTSLLEKEEIETSITFKQAQGSDLLVENNVTWDLSMLKFQVNELELASLRQRFETAGYFIPKSEKFFLTKDANNIELWFEKV
- a CDS encoding endonuclease/exonuclease/phosphatase family protein yields the protein MKFLTLNTHSWMEKNPEEKFQLLLQDILENSYDLICFQEINQEITSEQVEAGPLYHPLPSAEPIHQDHYVRLLVEKLAEKGHKYYWTWAYNHIGYDRYHEGVAILSKTPIEAREILVSDVDDPTDYHTRRVALAETVVEGKELAVASVHLSWWNKGFQEEWARFEAVLKELNKTLLLAGDFNNPAGQEGYQAILASPLNLQDAFEVAKERSGSYTVPPEIDGWKGNSEPLRIDYVFTTKDIEVENLQVVFDGQKSPQVSDHYGLQAILSWKN